The Antedon mediterranea chromosome 7, ecAntMedi1.1, whole genome shotgun sequence genome has a segment encoding these proteins:
- the LOC140053932 gene encoding organic cation transporter protein-like: MKFDDVFKSIGEFGAYQKRAYALLVLTAIPVGIHFLAQVFLAAETDHWCTNAVIDAFNCTEYGLSENGCKNLTNSLIVKDNTETNEQERHCKSYQFESEDDVFDNTSWPVVDCTTGWKYDTSQYHSTIIQEWNLVCKDSHKPATAASVMFGGVLLGSILCGTFADHIGRKKVLFICLSLATLTGSLASFSPNFWFYCLMRFCIGAACMGTYLMAFVISTEIVGPKPRTFTGITIEMFFAIGYMLLALLSYLIRSWRNLQLVSSVPILLTFIIFPFVPESPRWLITQKRYKEATDILKKMAKGNGRELPSEFSDPDELEKTMMKSEEEGDMKRHTIVDLFRTPNLRKKSLNLFYNWMVNSLVYYGLSLGTSNMGVNDYLAMFVSGAVELPAVVFCLLTASRFGRGRTISFVMIVGGLACFATVFLEKGPALMSVAMIGKFCITASFAIIYIFAAEQFPTPVRGVGIGCCSVAARIGGIMAPQILYFGSLWKPLPYVVFSVMSVSAGVLVLLLPETLNVQLPESIEDGETFGKNNSSTLKCWKRNREVDEKATEDALNTTYKPADGVI, translated from the exons ATGAAGTTCGATGATGTTTTTAAATCGATTGGAGAGTTTGGAGCATATCAAAAAAGAGCTTACGCGTTATTAGTACTGACGGCTATTCCAGTCGGAATACATTTCTTAGCCCAGGTATTTCTTGCGGCCGAAACAGATCACTGGTGTACAAATGCAGTGATAGACGCGTTTAACTGCACTGAATACGGCTTGTCGGAAAACGGCTGTAAAAATCTTACAAATTCGCTCATTGTTAAAGATAACACCGAAACGAATGAGCAAGAACGGCATTGCAAGAGTTATCAATTTGAGAGTGAAGACGATGTGTTTGATAATACTAGTTGGCCAGTTGTGGACTGTACCACTGGATGGAAGTATGACACGTCGCAGTATCACTCTACTATAATACAAGAA tgGAATTTGGTGTGCAAAGATTCTCACAAACCGGCTACCGCTGCGTCAGTTATGTTCGGAGGCGTTTTGTTGGGATCGATTTTATGTGGGACATTTGCTGATCA TATCGGAAGAAAGAAAGTTCTATTCATTTGTTTGTCATTGGCCACATTGACCGGAAGTCTTGCTTCATTTTCGCCAAACTTCTGGTTTTATTGCCTGATGCGGTTCTGTATTGGAGCAGCGTGTATGGGCACTTACCTTATGGCCTTTGTTATAA GTACAGAAATAGTTGGTCCTAAGCCACGAACCTTCACCGGCATCACGATAGAAATGTTCTTTGCGATTGGCTACATGCTGTTGGCCCTTCTCAGTTATCTCATCAGGTCTTGGCGTAACTTACAACTCGTCTCATCGGTTCCAATTCTTCTTACTTTCATAATTTTTCC GTTCGTGCCAGAATCACCCAGATGGTTAATAACGCAAAAGAGATATAAGGAAGCGACAGACATTCTGAAGAAGATGGCGAAAGGGAATGGAAGAGAACTGCCATCAGAATTCAGTGACCCGGATGAGCTAGAGAAAACTATG ATGAAATCTGAAGAAGAGGGTGATATGAAAAGACATACAATTGTTGATCTCTTTCGCACACCGAATTTAAGAAAGAAATCGCtgaatttattttacaattg GATGGTAAACAGTCTTGTGTATTACGGCCTTTCTCTTGGAACCAGTAACATGGGTGTCAACGATTACCTGGCCATGTTTGTGAGCGGTGCTGTTGAACTTCCCGCCGTCGTATTTTGTCTGCTCACTGCCAGTAGATTTGGGCGCGGTCGTACAATCAGTTTTGTCATGATCGTTGGTGGCCTAGCATGTTTCGCGACGGTATTTTTGG aaaAAGGCCCAGCATTGATGAGTGTGGCGATGATTGGTAAATTTTGTATCACCGCTTCGTTtgctattatttatatattcgcCGCAGAGCAGTTTCCTACGCCTGTCAG GGGCGTTGGGATAGGCTGCTGTTCTGTCGCTGCCCGAATTGGTGGGATAATGGCGCCACAAATACTATACTTTGGTAGTCTGTGGAAGCCATTGCCATACGTTGTGTTTAGTGTGATGTCTGTATCGGCCGGAGTTCTGGTCCTTTTGCTGCCGGAGACGTTGAATGTTCAACTTCCAGAAAGTATCGAAGATGGAGAAACCTTTGGCAA GAATAACTCATCAACATTAAAATGCTGGAAAAGAAACAGAGAAGTCGACGAAAAAGCGACCGAGGATGCCCTTAATACGACTTACAAGCCAGCGGACGGTGTAATTTGA
- the LOC140053931 gene encoding N-acetylated-alpha-linked acidic dipeptidase 2-like, translated as MDRRHVVCAVVVMLVVGIGIGIGIGFVVGRMKAENPESREADEGIRDRIMNEINSNNIRNNLKILTTKPHVAGTENDLSGAQFIQKTWLDQGLDTVKLLPYKVLLQHPPHPTSPDRNKVEIFNPGDPSSKPLFESASREDPFNEEELLQDGIPPPYLAYSATGEVQGDLVFVHYCRVKDLNYLTNTVGINLKDKILIARMSGIPRFNKVKNAEEYGAAGLILYPDPEDYSSWESYPNGTGLPSTAAPRGSILSELGDPLTPGYPSKDYAYRLNVSDAGLPKIIVHPIGYADAKELLSKMEGEQAPRTGTLDIEYRTGPGFKAPYKDYRVRIVINSNTSQHWTYNVMGYLKGEFEPDRYILIGNHRDAWGLGSVDPTSGTACLLELSRVFGKLKQEGWRPRRTIIFGSWGAEEFGLIGSVEYTEEFYMNLVERAVAYLNIDIAVAGSYVLRVSGSPHLANVALDSAKTVRDPSAAFDDKTTLYNTMSVRLTSPGNNSNKNSFREIPMVLGGSDYYGFVFGVGVPTISAFYSYNFYDHWRSFYPLYHTSYETFRLMDELIDPGFKTHQAVAQIFGEMLRRLGDEYILPIDVVAYADYIQRQFDDFKSLNISKEITNHGFSFDYLEGAITNFSIAASNFNDRLKHIDKERVLDVRKVNDQMALLDRAFLDREGLPRLNLQQRIQRHVLFAPTNEHPFPGLYTAMKIEDEELRWQSVDKQLSVLTFTIESAASTLLDVVSW; from the exons ATGGACCGACGACATGTTGTGTGCGCGGTTGTTGTGATGCTGGTAGTTGGTATCGGTATTGGTATCGGTATCGGATTTGTTGTTGGACGGATGAAGGCGGAGAATCCGGAGTCTCGGGAAGCCGATGAAGGTATAAGGGATCGGATAATGAATGAGATCAACTCAAATAACATTCGGAATAACCTAAA AATTCTCACGACTAAGCCGCACGTTGCTGGTACGGAGAACGATTTGTCTGGGGCTCAGTTTATTCAGAAAACGTGGTTAGATCAGGGCCTAGACACTGTCAAGCTTCTACCTTATAAGGTGTTGCTTCAACACCCACCACATCCCACGTCACCAGACAGAAACAAG GTGGAGATATTCAATCCGGGTGATCCGTCGTCTAAGCCCTTATTTGAGTCTGCCTCACGTGAGGATCCATTTAATGAGGAGGAGCTACTCCAGGACGGTATTCCACCGCCGTACTTGGCATACTCTGCTACAGGTGAAGTTCAG GGTGACTTGGTCTTCGTTCATTACTGCAGAGTAAAAGATCTTAACTATCTAACCAATACAGTTGGTATTAATTTGAAGGATAAGATTTTAATTGCAAGAATGAGTGGCATACCGCGTTTTAATAAG GTGAAAAACGCGGAAGAGTATGGAGCTGCGGGTTTGATCCTGTACCCCGATCCAGAAGATTATTCTTCATGGGAATCTTATCCTAATGGAACGGGTTTACCAAGTACCGCTGCTCCGCGAGGATCGATCCTATCTGAACTTGGAGATCCGTTAACACCGGGATATCCGTCAAAAG ATTATGCTTATCGTTTGAATGTCAGTGATGCAGGACTACCTAAAATTATCGTGCACCCTATCGGCTACGCAGACGCTAAGGAGTTGTTAAG CAAAATGGAAGGGGAACAAGCTCCACGTACGGGTACTTTAGACATCGAATACAGAACAGGCCCAGGTTTCAAGGCGCCATACAAGGACTA TCGAGTACGGATAGTTATCAACTCGAATACAAGTCAGCATTGGACCTACAACGTCATGGGTTATCTGAAGGGCGAGTTTGAACCAG ATCGATATATATTAATCGGAAATCACCGGGATGCTTGGGGGCTAGGTTCAGTGGACCCCACTAGTGGAACGGCTTGCCTCCTGGAATTATCACGAGTATTTGGAAAGTTGAAACAAGaag GTTGGCGCCCTCGTCGCACCATCATTTTTGGCAGCTGGGGAGCTGAAGAATTCGGTCTAATTGGATCTGTCGAATACACGGAG GAGTTTTACATGAATCTAGTCGAACGTGCAGTTGCGTATCTCAACATTGATATAGCCGTAGCAG GCAGTTACGTTTTACGTGTTAGCGGTTCACCTCATCTAGCAAACGTTGCTTTAGATTCGGCGAAAACG GTTCGTGACCCTAGTGCAGCTTTCGACGACAAGACAACGTTGTATAACACCATGAGTGTGAGATTAACCTCTCCAGGAAATAATTCAAATAAGAATAGTTTTCGAGA AATCCCTATGGTTTTAGGTGGTAGCGATTATTACGGATTCGTGTTTGGAGTGGGTGTCCCCACCATTAGTGCCTTCTATTCATACAATTTT TATGACCATTGGCGTTCATTTTATCCTTTATACCACACATCATACGAAACATTCCGATTAATGGATGAATTGATAGATCCCGGATTTAAAACTCATCAAGCCGTTGCGcaaatttttggtgaaatgTTGCGTCGTCTTGGCGACGAGTACATCCTACCAATCGACGTTGTAGCATACGCGGACTACATACAACGTCAGTTTGACGACTTTAAATCGCTGAATATTAGTAAAGAGATCACTAACCATGGCTTCTCTTTTG ACTATCTTGAAGGTGCTATAACCAACTTTTCTATTGCTGCATCAAATTTTAACGACCGTCTAAAACATATTGATAAAGAAAG AGTACTAGATGTACGTAAAGTTAACGACCAAATGGCGTTGCTTGACAGAGCGTTTTTGGATCGAGAAGGGCTCCCGAGGCTAAACCTACAACAACGAATACAGAG ACATGTATTATTCGCTCCAACTAACGAACATCCATTCCCGGGACTATACACCGCTATGAAAATAGAAGACGAAGAATTACGATGGCAGTCTGTCGATAAGCAACTATCTGTACTAACATTTACTATTGAGTCAGCTGCTTCAACATTGTTAGATGTTGTTTCGTGGTAG
- the LOC140053934 gene encoding uncharacterized protein yields the protein MEMTFQMDFYLDGTFFFYCDICAIKVLALMLPSSNAHCTKKGKGKSKGASREESLDYLIQHQPIGTSVDTFSKNKSDKFTQPFLLALGPSTNPEQYFLVCDHCATEAGSAVVLAFDLVFKSFYTFNVFFPGCLYSFYRIIYYLFLHKM from the exons ATGGAGATGACATTTCAGATGGATTTTTATCTAGATGGAACGTTTTTCTTTTACT GTGACATATGTGCCATAAAGGTTTTAGCCCTGATGCTGCCATCTTCAAATGCACATTGTACAAAGAAAGGCAAAGGAAAATCAAAAGGAGCCAGTAGGGAAGAGTCACTTGACTACCTTATCCAACATCAACCA ATTGGCACCAGTGTAGACACGTTTTCCAAAAACAAGAGTGACAAGTTCACTCAACCATTTTTGTTAGCCCTTGGTCCTTCCACAAATCCGGAACAATATTTTCTTGTCTGTGACCATTGTGCTACCGAAGCTGGTTCGGCAGTAGTGTTAGcttttgatttagtttttaagtcattttatacttttaatgttttttttcctgGCTGCCTTTACTCTTTTTATAGgatcatatattatttatttttacataaaatgtag
- the LOC140054153 gene encoding glucoside xylosyltransferase 1-like, which produces MWDVVSLHVSFMFFICRTRGSRKRCKTSIYLLTFISLVLAGFYGIYTGGSVKQTDRDTPLRRVVQGSRDHHVGPAQGLPLPPEDLLHNNLQKEQNINNIFQNNNGVNNPERSLDTNQEKHKISFESDDKYPGFDKPWKKFPDPIILEPQEIAAQNVENQVHNAGLAAPQVNNAGLDAPQVPKQVPVAAANVNAVKNEREVNPEIEKPPARSYVVDHRIHVAVVCCGDRSEETVVMLKTAVINTQQKLVFHIFAEEELKPGLSQMLESWPVSFQAKMEYMLHSIQFPKGENPEEWKKMFKTCATQRLFLPDILKDVDSLLYVDTDILFIQPLDAIWSFFKEFNATQIAALTPEHEIKNIGWYNRFARHPYYGMTGLNSGVMLMNLTRMRAFGWTQKIVPIYREYKMKITWGDQDLINILFHFHPDRVFVYPCEWNFRPDHCMYTNNCHRINDHGIAVIHGNRGVYHNEKQWPFRMIYESFLNYQLGTTTAMHLIQPLQRKLSEPKSINLYCGKTLIQPLVSTLRKACQENNNL; this is translated from the exons ATGTGGGACGTTGTTTCTCTCCACGTATCCTTCATGTTCTTCATTTGTCGAACACGGGGTTCTCGAAAACGCTGCAAAActagtatatatttattaactttTATTTCATTAGTTTTAGCTGGATTTTATGGGATTTACACTGGTGGTAGTGTGAAGCAAACGGACCGCGACACGCCTTTACGGCGAGTAGTGCAAGGTAGTAGGGACCATCATGTAGGCCCAGCCCAGGGCCTACCGCTACCACCTGAAGATCTGTTGCATAATAATCTTCAAAAAGAACAgaacattaacaatatttttcaaaataacaatGGTGTAAATAATCCAGAAAGATCATTAGATACAAATCAGGAAAAACATAAAATTTCTTTTGAAAGTGATGATAAATATCCTGGTTTTGATAAGCCATGGAAAAAGTTTCCAGATCCGATTATCCTTGAGCCACAAGAGATTGCTGCTCAGAATGTTGAAAATCAAGTTCATAACGCAGGCCTAGCAGCCCCACAAGTTAATAACGCAGGCCTTGATGCACCCCAAGTTCCTAAACAAGTGCCTGTTGCTGCCGCAAATGTCAATGCAGTGAAAAACGAAAGAGAAGTGAATCCAGAGATTGAGAAACCACCAGCAAGGAGCTATGTTGTTGATCATAg AATCCATGTTGCTGTTGTGTGCTGCGGCGACAGATCAGAGGAAACGGTAGTGATGTTGAAAACTGCAGTTATAAACACACAACAAAAACTTGTCTTTCATATATTTGCTGAAGAGGAGTTAAAACCAGGCTTATCACAAATG CTGGAATCTTGGCCAGTTTCTTTCCAAGCAAAGATGGAGTACATGCTTCACTCGATTCAGTTCCCTAAAGGTGAAAACCCAGAAGAATggaagaaaatgtttaaaacatgtgcaaCACAGAGGCTCTTTTTACCT GACATTTTAAAAGATGTTGATTCGTTGTTGTATGTGGACACAGACATCCTGTTCATCCAGCCGTTGGATgcaatttggtcattttttaaaGAGTTCAACGCAACGCAAATAGCAGCACTAACTCCTGAgcatgaaataaaaaacattggGTGGTACAACCGCTTCGCCCGTCATCCTTATTATGGCATGACCGGCCTGAATTCAGGCGTTATGCTCATGAATCTAACGAGGATGCGCGCGTTTGGATGGACGCAAAAAATAGTGCCTATATATCGTGAATACAAGATGAAAATCACATGGGGTGATCaagatttaattaatattttatttcattttcatccaG ATCGTGTATTCGTTTATCCGTGTGAGTGGAACTTTCGACCGGATCACTGCATGTACACCAACAATTGTCATCGGATAAATGATCATGGAATCGCAGTGATTCACGGTAACCGGGGCGTGTATCACAACGAAAAACAGTGGCCGTTTAGGATGATATATGaaagttttttaaat tatCAATTAGGAACGACAACAGCAATGCACCTAATTCAACCTTTACAACGAAAATTATCAGAACCAAAAtctataaatttatattgtGGAAAAACGTTAATTCAACCTTTGGTGTCCACACTAAGAAAAGCATGTCAAGAAAACAATAACTTATAA